From Humisphaera borealis, the proteins below share one genomic window:
- the proS gene encoding proline--tRNA ligase yields MAKNIKKRSDDYAQWYLDVIKAAKLADHSPVRGCMVIRPEGFAIWEAIQRDLDRRFKATGHVNAYFPLLIPQSFLTKEAQHVEGFALECAVVTHSKLEKDGEGKLRPASPIEEPLIIRPTSETIIGHMYSEWVQSYRDLPLLINQWCNVMRWEMRTRLFLRTSEFLWQEGHTAHETEAEAQEETLKMLDVYADFAENVLAVPVVRGAKTDSEKFPGAVTTYCIEGLMQDGKALQMGTSHNLGQNFSKAFEIKFLGRTQQQEFAWTTSWGVSTRLIGAVIMAHSDDEGLVLPPRVAPDVVAIVPIFKTPEDEAKVRGFVDKLVAALTGDASAAKTAHHGLERYVYNTANEQRILADFRDARPGDKQYHWEQRGVPFRIEVGPRDVDGGAFVLKSRIGGTKEIIKLEDLQPGWLKARLDAAHDALFQKAVAYREANTRDAATYDELKEIIKGQGGFVRCFFKPDRAAEAKIKEQTKATVRCIPFAQPGTSGKCIYSGEETTTQVLFAQAY; encoded by the coding sequence ATGGCCAAGAACATCAAAAAGCGTTCCGACGACTATGCCCAGTGGTACCTCGACGTGATCAAGGCGGCCAAGCTCGCCGACCATTCGCCGGTGCGCGGGTGCATGGTGATCCGCCCCGAAGGTTTCGCGATCTGGGAGGCCATCCAGCGCGACCTGGACCGTCGGTTCAAAGCGACCGGGCACGTGAACGCCTACTTCCCCCTGCTCATCCCGCAGAGCTTCCTGACCAAGGAAGCGCAGCACGTCGAAGGCTTTGCCCTGGAATGTGCCGTCGTCACTCATTCCAAGCTGGAGAAGGACGGCGAAGGCAAGCTGCGGCCGGCGTCGCCAATCGAGGAACCGCTGATCATCCGCCCGACGAGCGAGACGATCATCGGGCACATGTACAGCGAGTGGGTGCAGAGCTACCGCGATCTGCCGCTGCTGATCAACCAGTGGTGCAACGTGATGCGCTGGGAGATGCGCACCCGGCTGTTCCTGCGCACCAGTGAGTTCCTCTGGCAGGAAGGCCACACCGCCCACGAGACCGAGGCCGAGGCGCAGGAAGAGACGCTCAAGATGCTCGACGTCTACGCCGACTTCGCCGAGAACGTATTGGCGGTGCCGGTGGTCCGGGGCGCCAAGACCGACAGCGAGAAGTTCCCCGGCGCGGTAACCACCTACTGCATCGAGGGCCTGATGCAGGACGGCAAGGCGCTGCAGATGGGCACGAGCCACAACCTGGGGCAGAATTTCAGCAAGGCGTTCGAGATCAAGTTCCTCGGCCGCACTCAGCAACAGGAGTTCGCCTGGACGACGAGCTGGGGCGTGAGCACGCGGCTGATTGGCGCGGTGATCATGGCCCACAGCGACGACGAGGGCCTGGTGCTGCCGCCGCGCGTGGCACCGGACGTTGTCGCGATCGTGCCGATCTTCAAGACGCCGGAGGACGAGGCGAAGGTGCGCGGGTTCGTGGACAAGCTGGTCGCCGCGCTTACGGGAGACGCCAGCGCCGCCAAGACCGCACATCACGGCCTGGAGCGGTACGTTTACAACACCGCCAACGAGCAGCGGATCCTCGCCGACTTCCGCGACGCCCGCCCCGGCGACAAGCAGTACCACTGGGAGCAGCGTGGCGTGCCGTTCCGCATCGAAGTCGGTCCGAGAGACGTCGACGGCGGCGCGTTCGTCCTGAAGAGCCGTATCGGCGGGACGAAAGAGATCATCAAGCTGGAAGACCTTCAGCCCGGCTGGCTGAAAGCACGGCTGGATGCCGCCCATGACGCGCTGTTCCAGAAAGCCGTCGCCTATCGTGAAGCCAATACGCGCGACGCCGCGACCTACGACGAGCTGAAAGAGATCATCAAAGGCCAGGGCGGTTTCGTGCGGTGCTTCTTCAAGCCCGACCGTGCCGCCGAGGCGAAGATCAAGGAGCAGACCAAGGCGACGGTGCGGTGCATTCCGTTCGCCCAACCCGGCACGAGCGGCAAGTGCATCTACAGCGGCGAAGAGACGACGACGCAGGTGCTGTTCGCGCAGGCGTACTGA